The Staphylococcus sp. KG4-3 genome has a window encoding:
- the fakA gene encoding fatty acid kinase catalytic subunit FakA, with product MVSKINGKLFAEMIIQGAQNLSNHADLVDSLNVYPVPDGDTGTNMNLTMTSGREAVEENLSQHIGELGKTYSKGLLMGARGNSGVILSQLFRGFSKNLEDNDEINAQQFAESFKAGVDTAYKAIMKPVEGTILTVARDAGDAAMRKAKETEDCIELMTYILEQAEISLENTPNLLPVLKEVGVVDSGGKGLVVVYEGFLKALKGEKVSAQSSKLDKDSLVSEAHDFHGVINTEDIEYGYCTEMMVRFGKNKKTFDEQEFREDMGAFGDSLLVINDEEIVKVHVHTEKPGDVFNFGQQYGELIKLKVENMREQHREVVKKEQNNQPVPQSDENETVETAVIAISMGNGVSELFKSMGATHMISGGQTMNPSTEDIVKMIEQSQCKRAIILPNNKNILMASEQAADIVEAEAIVIPTKSIPQGIAALFNYDTSDSLVDNKSRMIESLEAVNSGSVTYAVRDTKIDGVEIKKGAFMGLVEDKIVTSEDNEFDTVKSLLSQMIEEDSEIITMIVGEDANETVTAEVEAWVEETYPDIELDQHDGHQPVYQYLFSVE from the coding sequence ATGGTTAGCAAAATAAATGGTAAATTATTTGCCGAAATGATTATACAAGGGGCACAAAATTTATCAAATCATGCAGATTTAGTCGATTCATTAAATGTATACCCAGTACCTGATGGAGATACAGGAACTAATATGAACTTGACTATGACATCTGGTAGAGAAGCAGTAGAAGAGAATTTATCACAACATATAGGTGAGCTAGGTAAAACATATTCTAAAGGTTTATTGATGGGCGCAAGAGGTAACTCTGGTGTAATACTTTCTCAACTATTTAGAGGTTTTAGTAAAAATTTAGAAGACAATGACGAAATCAATGCCCAACAATTTGCTGAAAGCTTTAAAGCTGGTGTAGATACAGCATATAAAGCAATTATGAAACCAGTAGAAGGTACAATCTTAACAGTAGCTAGAGATGCAGGAGATGCTGCAATGCGTAAAGCTAAAGAAACTGAAGATTGTATTGAGTTGATGACTTATATTTTAGAGCAAGCAGAAATCTCACTTGAAAACACACCCAATTTATTACCAGTTTTAAAAGAAGTAGGAGTTGTTGATAGTGGTGGTAAAGGTTTAGTAGTGGTTTACGAAGGCTTCCTAAAAGCGTTAAAAGGAGAAAAAGTATCCGCACAATCATCAAAATTAGATAAAGATTCATTGGTAAGTGAAGCACATGATTTTCATGGTGTAATTAATACCGAAGACATTGAATATGGTTATTGTACCGAAATGATGGTTCGTTTTGGTAAAAATAAAAAAACTTTCGATGAACAAGAATTTAGAGAAGATATGGGCGCATTTGGTGATTCTTTATTAGTGATTAATGATGAAGAAATAGTTAAAGTACACGTACATACTGAAAAGCCAGGTGATGTATTTAATTTTGGTCAACAATATGGTGAATTAATTAAATTAAAAGTAGAAAATATGCGTGAACAACACAGAGAAGTTGTGAAAAAAGAGCAAAACAATCAACCTGTACCTCAAAGTGATGAAAATGAAACTGTCGAAACTGCTGTAATTGCTATATCAATGGGTAATGGTGTCTCTGAGTTATTTAAATCAATGGGCGCAACACATATGATTAGTGGTGGCCAAACTATGAACCCATCGACGGAAGACATAGTGAAAATGATTGAACAATCACAATGTAAACGTGCAATTATTTTACCAAACAATAAAAATATCCTTATGGCTAGTGAACAAGCAGCTGATATTGTTGAAGCAGAAGCTATTGTTATCCCAACAAAATCTATTCCTCAAGGTATTGCTGCATTATTTAACTATGATACGTCTGATTCACTTGTTGATAATAAATCTCGTATGATTGAATCATTAGAAGCAGTTAATTCTGGTTCAGTTACTTATGCTGTTAGAGATACTAAAATAGATGGTGTTGAAATTAAAAAAGGCGCATTTATGGGCTTAGTAGAAGATAAAATTGTTACTAGTGAAGACAATGAGTTTGATACAGTTAAGAGTTTGCTTTCGCAAATGATTGAAGAAGATAGTGAAATCATAACTATGATTGTTGGGGAAGATGCAAATGAGACTGTTACTGCCGAAGTAGAAGCATGGGTAGAAGAAACTTATCCAGATATTGAGCTAGATCAACATGATGGTCATCAACCTGTATATCAATATTTATTTTCAGTAGAATGA
- the sdaAB gene encoding L-serine ammonia-lyase, iron-sulfur-dependent subunit beta, which yields MKYKTVFDIIGPTMVGPSSSHTAGAVRIGLVARDLFNQLPSQVDIYLYGSFMETYKGHGTDVALVGGLLGYDTDDDRIQTSLEAAESAGMKVNFIEMAEERSHPNTAIINMRNAEKEISVEGVSIGGGKIEVVAINGFNIAISGNYPALLVFHKDTFGTIGKVANILGDSSINVGSMQVSRKEKGDQALMTCELDDAVNKDIIEKIKNVDGVVTVSLMGDA from the coding sequence ATGAAATATAAAACAGTTTTCGATATAATTGGTCCAACAATGGTAGGCCCTTCATCGTCTCATACAGCGGGGGCAGTAAGAATTGGTTTGGTAGCAAGAGATTTATTTAACCAATTACCAAGTCAAGTTGATATTTATTTATATGGTTCATTTATGGAAACATATAAAGGTCATGGCACAGATGTTGCACTTGTAGGTGGTTTATTAGGCTATGATACTGACGATGATAGAATTCAAACGAGTTTAGAAGCAGCAGAAAGTGCAGGAATGAAAGTTAATTTTATAGAAATGGCTGAGGAGAGATCGCATCCCAATACAGCTATTATAAATATGCGTAACGCTGAAAAGGAGATTTCGGTGGAAGGTGTATCTATCGGTGGCGGTAAAATTGAAGTTGTTGCAATTAATGGCTTTAATATTGCGATTAGTGGAAATTACCCAGCATTACTTGTCTTCCACAAGGATACATTTGGTACGATTGGTAAAGTAGCTAATATTTTAGGAGATTCAAGTATTAATGTGGGAAGTATGCAAGTATCGAGAAAAGAAAAAGGCGATCAAGCGTTAATGACTTGTGAGTTGGACGATGCTGTAAACAAAGATATTATAGAGAAAATTAAAAACGTCGATGGTGTAGTGACGGTTTCACTCATGGGAGACGCCTAA
- the sdaAA gene encoding L-serine ammonia-lyase, iron-sulfur-dependent, subunit alpha has product MFKSVKELIEMCEAQNKKIHEIMLEQEMEVTGLSEADVYAHMDKNLQTMENALDEGLAGVTSTTGLTGGDAVLIKEYLKTGKSLSGATLLDAVSKAVATNEVNAAMGKICATPTAGSAGVVPGVLFGLKPRLEPTRKDMLNFLLTSGAFGFVVANNASISGAAGGCQAEVGSAAAMAAGATVELAGGTPQQSAEAFAICLKNMLGLVCDPVAGLVEVPCVKRNAAGASNAIVSADMALAGVTSRIPTDEVIEAMYKIGQTMPSALRETGRGGLAGTPTGQRLKQEIFGD; this is encoded by the coding sequence ATGTTTAAAAGCGTGAAAGAATTAATAGAGATGTGTGAAGCACAAAATAAGAAAATTCATGAAATCATGTTAGAACAAGAGATGGAAGTAACAGGATTATCTGAAGCTGATGTGTATGCACATATGGATAAAAATTTACAAACAATGGAAAATGCATTGGATGAAGGACTAGCGGGAGTAACATCAACGACAGGATTAACTGGTGGAGATGCTGTATTAATTAAAGAATATCTAAAAACTGGGAAATCATTATCGGGCGCAACGTTATTAGATGCAGTTAGTAAAGCAGTTGCAACAAATGAAGTCAACGCGGCTATGGGAAAAATTTGTGCAACACCGACTGCAGGATCAGCTGGTGTAGTGCCAGGTGTATTGTTTGGCTTAAAACCTAGACTTGAACCTACACGTAAAGATATGCTTAACTTTTTATTAACTTCAGGTGCGTTTGGTTTCGTTGTAGCTAACAATGCGTCAATTTCAGGTGCAGCTGGTGGTTGTCAAGCTGAGGTAGGCTCGGCAGCTGCTATGGCTGCAGGTGCAACAGTTGAACTTGCTGGAGGCACGCCGCAACAATCAGCTGAAGCCTTTGCAATTTGTTTGAAAAATATGCTAGGTTTAGTATGTGATCCAGTTGCTGGTTTAGTAGAAGTTCCTTGTGTAAAAAGAAATGCTGCAGGCGCTTCTAATGCAATCGTATCTGCGGACATGGCGTTGGCAGGTGTGACATCTAGAATACCGACAGATGAAGTGATTGAAGCAATGTATAAGATTGGCCAAACGATGCCATCTGCTTTGCGTGAAACTGGTCGTGGAGGTTTAGCTGGTACGCCTACAGGTCAGCGTCTAAAACAAGAAATATTTGGTGATTAA
- the recG gene encoding ATP-dependent DNA helicase RecG, with the protein MSKVNLIESPFPLSQIKGLGPKRLAVLNELNIYTVEDLILYLPTRYEDNTVIDLNEAEDQATVTVVGEVYSTPTVAFFGRNKSKLTVHIMVNNIAVKCTFFNQPYLKKKIELHGTVTVKGKWDRRKQEINGNRMFFNQQVTESAQFEPVYRIKEGIKQKPLRDMIRQVLDQVTIHEWLSAELREKYKLESLENTIKALHFATDKASLLKARRTYAFTELFMFELRMQWLNRLEKTSDEAIEVDYDINLVKHFIDSLPFELTDAQKHSVNEIFRDLKAPIRMHRLLQGDVGSGKTVVAAICMYALKTAGFQSALMVPTEILAEQHAESLVDIFGDRMNVALLTGSVKGKKRQLLLDQLNNNEIDCLIGTHALIQDDVKFNNVGLVITDEQHRFGVNQRQLLREKGAMTNVLFMTATPIPRTLAISVFGEMDVSSIKQLPKGRKPIITSWSKHEAYESVLNQMTTELKKGRQAYVICPLIESSEHLEDVQNVVELYESLQAYYGSDKVGLLHGKMHSVEKDEVMQKFSNHEIDILVSTTVVEVGVNVPNATFMMIYDADRFGLSTLHQLRGRVGRSEHQSHCVLIASPKTETGIERMNIMTQTTDGFELSERDLEMRGPGDFFGVKQSGLPDFLVANVVEDYKMLEVARDEAAELIQTGIFFESQYQTLRSFIEKNLLYMSFD; encoded by the coding sequence ATGTCAAAAGTCAATTTAATAGAAAGCCCTTTTCCGTTATCTCAAATTAAAGGTTTAGGACCTAAACGTTTAGCGGTGTTAAATGAATTAAATATTTATACCGTTGAAGATTTAATCTTATATCTACCGACACGTTACGAAGATAATACTGTAATTGACTTAAATGAAGCAGAAGACCAAGCGACAGTGACAGTGGTAGGCGAAGTATATTCTACACCGACTGTCGCTTTTTTTGGTCGTAATAAATCTAAGTTAACAGTACATATAATGGTCAATAATATTGCAGTAAAGTGTACTTTTTTCAATCAGCCTTATTTGAAAAAGAAAATTGAACTACATGGGACGGTTACGGTCAAAGGTAAATGGGATAGAAGAAAGCAAGAAATTAATGGAAATAGAATGTTTTTCAATCAACAGGTTACAGAGTCCGCCCAATTCGAACCTGTGTATCGCATTAAAGAGGGTATTAAGCAAAAACCACTAAGAGATATGATACGTCAAGTATTAGATCAAGTAACTATACATGAATGGTTATCAGCAGAATTAAGAGAAAAATATAAACTAGAATCATTAGAAAATACAATTAAAGCACTTCATTTTGCAACTGATAAAGCTTCATTACTAAAAGCACGCAGAACGTATGCATTTACAGAGTTGTTTATGTTTGAACTAAGAATGCAATGGTTGAATAGGCTTGAAAAAACTTCGGATGAAGCTATTGAAGTTGATTATGATATCAATTTAGTTAAACATTTTATAGATAGTTTACCTTTTGAACTCACTGATGCACAGAAACATAGCGTTAATGAAATCTTTCGTGATTTGAAGGCTCCAATACGTATGCATCGTTTACTCCAAGGTGATGTGGGCTCAGGGAAAACTGTTGTTGCAGCTATCTGCATGTACGCCCTTAAAACTGCTGGTTTTCAATCGGCATTAATGGTACCAACTGAAATTTTAGCAGAACAGCATGCTGAAAGTTTAGTGGATATATTTGGCGACAGGATGAATGTCGCGTTATTAACCGGATCAGTTAAAGGTAAAAAAAGGCAATTATTATTAGATCAATTAAATAATAATGAAATTGATTGTTTGATTGGAACACACGCATTGATTCAGGATGATGTGAAATTTAATAATGTTGGACTTGTTATTACTGATGAACAACATCGTTTTGGTGTGAACCAACGACAACTGCTTAGAGAAAAAGGCGCTATGACAAATGTACTATTTATGACAGCCACGCCAATTCCTAGAACTTTAGCTATTTCTGTATTTGGTGAAATGGATGTTTCATCAATTAAACAGTTACCAAAAGGTAGGAAACCAATTATTACTTCATGGTCAAAACATGAAGCATATGAGAGTGTTTTGAATCAAATGACAACTGAATTAAAGAAAGGCCGTCAAGCCTATGTCATATGTCCGTTGATTGAAAGCTCTGAGCATTTAGAAGATGTCCAAAATGTGGTTGAATTATATGAATCATTACAAGCTTATTATGGTAGTGACAAAGTGGGATTATTACATGGTAAAATGCATTCTGTTGAAAAAGATGAGGTTATGCAAAAATTCAGTAATCATGAAATAGATATTTTAGTTTCAACAACCGTAGTCGAGGTAGGGGTTAATGTACCAAATGCTACATTTATGATGATATATGATGCCGACCGTTTTGGATTATCTACATTACACCAGTTGAGGGGGCGTGTGGGTAGAAGTGAGCATCAAAGCCATTGTGTACTAATTGCTTCGCCAAAAACAGAAACGGGCATAGAACGCATGAATATTATGACACAAACAACAGATGGTTTTGAACTCAGTGAACGAGATCTTGAAATGAGAGGTCCCGGAGATTTCTTCGGCGTAAAACAAAGTGGTTTGCCAGATTTCTTAGTCGCAAATGTCGTCGAAGACTATAAAATGTTAGAAGTTGCTAGAGATGAAGCGGCAGAATTGATTCAAACAGGAATATTTTTTGAGTCACAATATCAAACTTTGAGATCATTTATTGAGAAGAATCTGCTGTATATGAGTTTTGATTAA
- a CDS encoding M4 family metallopeptidase, with the protein MRKIFSTTLLASSILAITSGNVHAEESNSVQPESFKKADNSTIQNETDVKQYLNQHAQDLVKDTSKTKNEAFNKNAFKQYEVAKKNTDKTGVTHYTLKAKINDVTSSDSTLKVHVNKNGDVKLINGSIDKPYINLKNSNEITSAQAEENAFKSIGKSKEEVKNIKGYDIVSKNNLDINSDKQKLVYNIELNYVSPKVAHWKIQVDATTGKIIKKQNTLQKATTEGKGTGVNGDVKSPLNLTQSQNQYTLHDTSQNATIDTQTANNTTNTMSPITNDNTNFNKKSQRAGVDAHYYAKEVYDYYLDTFDRDSYDDNGGAINSIVNYDKNFNNAAWTGQYMIYGDGDGQTFKELSGASDIVAHELTHAVTERTAGLEYSYQSGALNESFSDVFGYFVDPDNWLMGEDVYTPDQDGDALRSLKNPEEYNQPAHMDQYQKGSEDNGGVHTNSGIPNKAAYLTITDIGKDKAEQIYYLALTEYLTPNAQFTDAKTALTVAADKLYGNNSEEAKAIEKAWDDVGVK; encoded by the coding sequence ATGAGGAAAATTTTTTCTACCACGTTACTAGCTAGTTCAATATTAGCTATTACATCTGGTAACGTTCATGCTGAGGAAAGTAATAGTGTACAACCTGAAAGTTTTAAAAAAGCTGATAATTCAACTATTCAAAATGAGACGGATGTAAAACAATATTTAAATCAACATGCACAAGATTTAGTTAAAGATACAAGTAAAACTAAAAATGAAGCTTTTAATAAAAATGCTTTTAAACAATATGAAGTAGCAAAGAAAAACACAGATAAAACTGGTGTGACACACTATACATTAAAGGCTAAAATAAATGACGTCACTTCTAGTGATAGTACACTTAAGGTCCATGTAAACAAAAATGGTGACGTAAAATTGATAAATGGTAGTATCGACAAACCATACATAAATTTAAAAAATTCAAATGAAATAACTTCTGCTCAAGCTGAAGAAAACGCATTTAAATCCATTGGTAAATCAAAGGAAGAAGTTAAAAATATCAAAGGTTATGATATCGTCAGTAAAAACAATTTGGATATAAATAGTGATAAACAAAAACTCGTTTATAATATTGAATTAAATTATGTTTCTCCTAAGGTAGCACATTGGAAGATTCAAGTTGATGCTACAACAGGTAAAATCATTAAAAAACAAAACACACTTCAAAAAGCTACAACTGAAGGAAAAGGTACTGGTGTGAATGGAGATGTAAAATCACCACTTAACTTAACTCAATCACAAAATCAATACACACTACATGATACGTCACAAAACGCAACAATTGACACCCAAACTGCCAATAACACGACAAACACTATGTCGCCAATTACTAATGATAATACAAATTTCAATAAAAAATCTCAACGAGCTGGTGTTGATGCACATTATTATGCTAAAGAAGTTTATGATTATTATTTAGATACATTTGACAGAGACAGCTATGATGATAATGGTGGCGCTATTAATTCTATTGTTAATTACGATAAGAATTTTAATAATGCTGCATGGACTGGCCAATATATGATATACGGTGATGGCGACGGCCAAACCTTTAAAGAACTGTCAGGCGCTAGTGATATCGTGGCTCATGAACTAACACACGCAGTAACTGAGCGTACTGCCGGCTTAGAATATAGCTATCAATCAGGAGCATTAAACGAATCATTCTCTGATGTATTTGGTTATTTTGTAGATCCAGATAATTGGTTAATGGGCGAGGATGTTTATACGCCTGACCAAGATGGCGATGCTCTAAGAAGTTTAAAGAACCCTGAAGAATACAATCAACCTGCACACATGGATCAATACCAAAAAGGTAGCGAAGATAATGGCGGTGTTCATACTAATAGTGGTATACCAAATAAGGCTGCTTATCTAACAATCACAGATATCGGTAAAGACAAAGCAGAACAAATTTATTATCTTGCCCTCACCGAATACTTAACACCAAATGCTCAATTTACAGATGCTAAAACAGCACTTACTGTTGCTGCAGATAAATTATATGGCAATAATAGTGAAGAAGCTAAAGCAATTGAAAAAGCATGGGACGATGTTGGTGTGAAATAG
- the fapR gene encoding transcription factor FapR — protein sequence MKLKKQERRDAIKNEIAKNPFITDLDLSNLFSVSIQTIRLDRTHLNIPELRTRIKSVARKNYESIRSIEGNEIIGDVINVEPDQYATSIINIDEDSVFTKNKIARGHVLFAQANSLCVALIHKPVVLTSESNVAFTKPVKLNETVRANAQTIEITNKFYIIKVESYVKDTVVFKGTFKMYYTSEDEQNG from the coding sequence ATGAAATTAAAAAAACAAGAACGGCGCGATGCAATAAAAAATGAGATAGCTAAAAATCCGTTTATTACAGATTTAGATTTAAGTAATTTGTTTTCAGTAAGCATCCAAACAATAAGGTTGGATCGTACACACTTAAATATTCCTGAGTTAAGAACGCGAATTAAATCTGTAGCTAGGAAGAACTATGAAAGTATTCGTTCTATTGAAGGTAATGAAATCATAGGTGACGTGATCAATGTAGAACCTGATCAATATGCTACTTCAATTATTAATATTGATGAAGATTCTGTTTTTACAAAAAATAAAATTGCAAGAGGCCACGTTCTATTTGCTCAAGCAAACTCTTTATGTGTAGCGCTTATACATAAACCAGTCGTATTGACAAGTGAAAGTAATGTTGCATTTACAAAACCAGTGAAATTGAACGAAACGGTACGCGCAAATGCGCAAACCATTGAAATTACAAATAAATTTTATATTATAAAAGTTGAATCGTATGTTAAAGATACGGTTGTTTTTAAAGGGACATTTAAAATGTATTATACAAGTGAGGATGAACAAAATGGTTAA
- the plsX gene encoding phosphate acyltransferase PlsX codes for MVKLAIDMMGGDDAPEIVLEAVEMAVNKFEDLEIILFGDESKCALKHDRVEVRHCTESITMNDEPVRAIKRKKDSSMVRMAEAVKSGEADGCVSAGNTGALMSAGLFIVGRIKGVERPALVVTLPTVSGKGFVFMDVGANAEAKAEHLLQYAQLGNIYAQKIRGISQPSVSLLNIGTEAAKGNTLTKKAYHLMETQNDFHFTGNVEAKGLMNDAADVVVTDGYTGNMILKNLEGVAKAMGKMFKSTLLSSLKNKVAALILKKDLKGLMTKMDYAEYGGSVLLGLNGTVVKAHGSSSAKAFYSAIRQAKIAGEQKIVETMKETVGTQDE; via the coding sequence ATGGTTAAATTAGCGATTGATATGATGGGTGGAGATGACGCACCTGAAATCGTTTTGGAAGCTGTTGAAATGGCGGTTAACAAATTTGAAGACTTAGAAATCATTTTATTTGGTGATGAGTCGAAATGTGCACTCAAACATGACCGTGTAGAAGTACGTCATTGTACAGAATCTATAACTATGAATGACGAACCTGTCCGAGCAATTAAGCGTAAAAAAGATAGCTCAATGGTTCGTATGGCAGAAGCAGTAAAATCTGGAGAAGCAGATGGATGTGTTTCAGCAGGGAATACTGGTGCTCTAATGTCTGCTGGGTTATTTATAGTCGGTCGTATCAAAGGTGTAGAGCGTCCGGCATTAGTTGTGACGTTGCCAACAGTTTCGGGTAAAGGTTTTGTATTTATGGATGTTGGTGCAAATGCAGAAGCAAAGGCAGAACATTTATTACAATATGCTCAACTTGGTAATATTTACGCACAAAAGATTAGAGGTATTTCACAACCTTCAGTAAGTTTATTGAATATTGGTACTGAAGCTGCCAAAGGTAATACATTGACTAAGAAAGCTTATCATTTGATGGAAACGCAAAATGACTTTCATTTTACAGGTAATGTGGAAGCTAAAGGGTTGATGAATGACGCCGCAGATGTTGTAGTGACTGATGGCTATACTGGTAATATGATTTTGAAAAATTTAGAAGGTGTAGCTAAAGCGATGGGCAAAATGTTTAAGTCAACACTTTTAAGCAGCTTGAAAAATAAAGTTGCAGCACTAATTTTAAAAAAAGACCTAAAAGGATTAATGACGAAAATGGATTATGCTGAGTATGGTGGATCTGTATTATTAGGACTGAACGGCACAGTTGTAAAAGCGCATGGTAGTTCTAGTGCTAAAGCATTTTATTCAGCAATTCGTCAGGCGAAAATTGCCGGTGAACAAAAAATTGTTGAAACTATGAAAGAAACGGTGGGAACACAAGATGAGTAA
- the fabD gene encoding ACP S-malonyltransferase: MSKTAIIFPGQGSQKVGMANDLYEHDEVATSILNQAQQALDFDILETMFTDSEEKLGQTENTQPALLTHSIALLNALNDLNADYTMGHSLGEYASLVASKVLKFEDAVKIVRKRGQLMAEAFPNGVGSMAAVLGLDYEEVDAICKQLSTEEEIVEPANINSPGQIVVSGHKTLIDQLVAEGKSLGAKRVLPLAVSGPFHSSMMQVIKDDFASFIDQFEWQDAQFPVVQNVHAKGETDANDIKANMIEQLYSPVQFIDSTQWLIEQGVDHFIEIGPGKVLSGLIKKINRDVKVTSIQTLEDVKGWNEND; this comes from the coding sequence ATGAGTAAAACAGCGATTATATTTCCAGGCCAAGGCTCACAAAAAGTTGGTATGGCAAATGATTTATATGAACATGACGAAGTAGCAACATCAATTCTAAATCAAGCACAACAAGCTTTAGATTTTGATATCTTAGAAACAATGTTTACAGATAGCGAAGAAAAACTTGGCCAAACTGAAAATACACAACCCGCTTTATTAACCCATAGCATCGCTTTATTAAATGCGTTAAATGATTTGAATGCAGATTACACAATGGGGCATAGCTTGGGCGAGTATGCGAGTTTAGTCGCTAGTAAAGTGTTGAAATTTGAAGACGCAGTAAAGATTGTAAGAAAACGCGGTCAACTTATGGCTGAAGCTTTCCCAAATGGTGTGGGAAGCATGGCAGCTGTATTAGGTTTGGACTACGAGGAAGTTGATGCAATATGTAAGCAATTATCAACTGAAGAGGAAATTGTTGAACCAGCAAATATCAATTCTCCTGGACAAATCGTTGTTTCAGGTCACAAAACGTTAATTGATCAATTAGTAGCTGAAGGTAAATCATTAGGGGCTAAACGCGTATTACCATTAGCAGTATCAGGCCCGTTCCATTCATCTATGATGCAAGTAATCAAAGACGATTTTGCATCATTTATTGATCAGTTCGAATGGCAAGATGCTCAATTTCCTGTGGTACAAAATGTACATGCCAAAGGTGAAACTGATGCAAACGACATTAAAGCAAATATGATAGAACAATTATATTCACCTGTTCAATTCATAGATTCAACGCAGTGGTTAATTGAACAAGGTGTGGATCACTTTATTGAAATTGGCCCTGGCAAAGTACTATCAGGTTTAATTAAGAAAATTAACAGAGATGTAAAAGTAACTTCAATTCAAACACTAGAAGATGTGAAAGGTTGGAATGAAAATGACTAA
- the fabG gene encoding 3-oxoacyl-[acyl-carrier-protein] reductase translates to MTKSALVTGASRGIGRSIAIQLAEEGYNVAVNYAGNKEKADAVVEEIKAKGVESFAIQANVANGDEVKAMIKEVVSQFGSVDVLVNNAGITRDNLLMRMKEQEWDDVIDTNLKGVFNCIQKVTPQMLRQKGGSIINLSSVVGAVGNPGQANYVATKAGVIGLTKSAAKELASRHITVNAVAPGFIVSDMTDALSDELKAQMLEQIPLAEFGEDSDIAHTVAFLASEKAKYITGQTIHVNGGMYM, encoded by the coding sequence ATGACTAAAAGCGCGTTAGTAACAGGAGCATCAAGAGGTATTGGACGCAGTATTGCTATCCAATTAGCAGAAGAAGGTTATAATGTCGCAGTAAATTATGCCGGTAATAAAGAAAAAGCTGATGCTGTCGTAGAAGAAATCAAAGCTAAAGGTGTTGAAAGTTTTGCTATTCAAGCAAATGTAGCAAATGGCGATGAAGTCAAAGCGATGATTAAAGAAGTAGTTAGTCAATTTGGCTCAGTAGATGTACTTGTAAATAATGCAGGTATTACACGTGATAATTTATTGATGAGAATGAAAGAGCAAGAGTGGGATGATGTAATTGATACAAACTTAAAAGGTGTCTTTAATTGTATACAAAAAGTAACACCACAAATGTTAAGACAAAAAGGCGGCTCTATCATTAATTTATCGAGCGTTGTTGGTGCAGTTGGTAATCCAGGTCAAGCTAACTATGTCGCGACAAAAGCAGGTGTTATCGGATTAACTAAGTCAGCTGCAAAAGAATTAGCATCTAGACACATTACTGTTAATGCTGTTGCGCCAGGGTTTATCGTTTCAGATATGACAGATGCTTTAAGTGACGAACTTAAAGCACAAATGTTAGAACAAATCCCATTAGCTGAATTTGGTGAAGATTCTGATATTGCTCATACTGTAGCATTTTTAGCTTCTGAAAAAGCTAAATATATTACAGGTCAAACAATCCATGTCAATGGTGGCATGTATATGTAA
- a CDS encoding acyl carrier protein — protein sequence MENFDKVKDIIVDRLGVDAEKVTKDASFKDDLGADSLDIAELVMELEDEFGTEIPDEEAEKINTVGDAVNFINSIQK from the coding sequence GTGGAAAACTTTGACAAAGTAAAAGATATTATTGTTGACCGTTTAGGTGTTGACGCTGAAAAAGTTACTAAAGATGCATCTTTTAAAGATGATTTAGGCGCTGACTCACTAGATATCGCTGAATTAGTAATGGAATTAGAAGACGAATTTGGCACTGAAATTCCAGATGAAGAAGCTGAAAAAATCAACACAGTTGGTGACGCGGTTAACTTTATCAATAGTATTCAAAAATAA